A single genomic interval of Helianthus annuus cultivar XRQ/B chromosome 6, HanXRQr2.0-SUNRISE, whole genome shotgun sequence harbors:
- the LOC110901132 gene encoding uncharacterized protein LOC110901132, translating to MRQQHWAELLNDYDCEIRYHLGKVNVVADALSHRTHVRSVCRFQVSRNLHTCIREVQYSSAKEGTLFIEIRGATEDRLVTKSDGLQYYLDRIWVPDRDNFRELIMNEAHKSKYSIQPGADKIYHNLRTSYGGMV from the coding sequence atgcgtcagcAACATTGGGCggaattacttaacgactacgactgcgagattcgctaccatcttGGAAAAGttaatgtcgtggccgatgctctTAGTCATAGGACTCATGTTAGAAGCGTTTGTCGTTTTCAAGTTTCTAGAAACCTTCACACTTGCATTCGTGAAGTGCAATATTCGTCAGCCAAGGAAGGTACTTTATTCATAGAAATACGTGGTGCAACTGAAGACCGACTTGTGACTAAATCTGATGGACTTCAATACTATCTCgatcgcatctgggtgccagatcgtGACAATTTTCGTGAACTTATCATGAATGAGGCACACAAATCCAAGTACTCGATTCaacctggtgctgacaagatataccataatctacgtacatcctatGGTGGCATGGTATGA